A stretch of DNA from Catenulispora acidiphila DSM 44928:
CGTGCCGGGGCTGCGCCGCTCCGGCCTGATCGACGTCGGCATCGCCCTGGCGCGAAGCACGCCGGCGACCGGGCACGTCGCGCCGGTGCCGGTCGGCGGGTTCGTCCAGCACTGACAGCGCGGCGCGCGCCGGGCATGCACGCCGCGCCGGATCGCGATTGAATCAAGGATCGCCCTGCCGATCCCGTGTGAATGGAGAGCCATGGAAGCCCCGGATGAGAACGTCGTAGAGGCCGCGCAGGAGATGGTGGCCGAGGGAGCACCGACCTTCGCGCACGGGGCGGCGCCGGCGGTCGGCGACGACGGGACGGCCGACACGATCGACCCGCCCGACGGCGAGGTGTTCGACGTCATCGTCGTGGGCGGCGGACCGACGGGGGAGAACCTCGCCGACCGCGCGCACGCCGGCGGGCTCAGCGTGGCCGTCGTCGAGCACGAACTCGTCGGCGGCGAGTGTTCCTATTGGGCGTGCATGCCCAGCAAAGCGCTGCTGCGGCCGGTCGCGGCAGTCGCCGACGCCAGGCGTGTGGACGGCGCCAAGCAGGCGGTCACCGGCGAGCTGGACGTCGCCGCGATCCTGGCGCGCCGCGACGAGTTCACCTCGAACTGGAAGGACGACGGCCAGGTCGACTGGCTCGCCAAGGCCGGGCTGTGCCTGGTGCGCGGACACGCCCGGCTCGACGGCGAGCGCCGCGTCGTGGTGCGCACCCCCGAGGGCACCGACCGGATCCTGAACGCCCGGCACGCTGTCGCCCTGTGTACCGGAACCCAGGCGTCGGTCCCCGATCTGCCCGGCGTGGCCGAGGCGAAGGTGTGGACCAGCCGCGAGGCGACCAGCGCCAAGCACGTGCCCGGCCGGTTGGCGGTGATCGGCGGCGGCGTGGTCGCGGTGGAGATGGCCGCCGCGTGGCGTGCGCTCGGCAGCGAGGTCACCCTGCTGGTGCGCGATGACAGGCTGCTGACCGGGATGGAGCCCTTCGCCGGGGAGCTGGTCGCCGAGAAGCTGGCCGAGGACGGCGTGGACGTGCGCTTCGGCGAGTCGGCGACGGCTGTGCGGCGGCAGGACGACGGAACCGTCGACCTCACCTTGGCCGGCGGCGGCACGCTCACCGCCGACGAAGTCCTCTTCGCCACCGGCCGCCGCCCCGCCACCGCCGATCTCGGACTGGACAGCGTCGGACTCAAGCCCGGCAGCTGGCTTCCCGTCGATGAGACCGGATTGGTGCAGGGCGTCAGCGGCACGTGGCTGTACTCCGCCGGCGACGTCAACCACCGCGCCCTGCTCACGCACCAGGGCAAGTATCAGGGCCGGATCTTCGGCGGCGCGATCGCCGACCGTGCCTTCGGCCGGGAGTTGGACACCGCGCCCTGGGGTCGCAGCGTCGCGACCGCGGATGTGCGCGCGGTGCCCCAGGTCGTGTTCTCCGACCCCGAGGCGGCGGCGGCCGGGCTCACCTTGAAGCAGGCGCAGGACCAAGGGCTGAACGTGCGCGCCGTCGACTACGATCTCGGTCAGGTCGCCGGCGCAGCGCTGTACGCCGACGGTTATCGCGGCCGGGCGCGCGCCGTCGTCGACCTGGACCGCGAGGTGCTGGTCGGGGTCACCTTCGTCGGACCGGGCGTGGCAGAGCTCGTCCACTCCGCGGCGATGGCGGTCGCGGCCGAAGTGCCGCTGAGCCGGCTGTGGCATGTCGTGCCCGCCTACCCGACGCTCGGTGAGGTCTGGTTGCGCCTGCTGGAGACATACCGGGGCTGATACCCATAGGGCTACCCATGCCCACAGATATAGCGATGTAGTGAAGACCCGCAGTCGAGGTGGTCGGGACCGATGCCGGTTCCGGCCACCTTTGTCGTGTATTTGTCGTGTGTTCGCCGTGGGCGCCTCTTCGGGCCCAGATAACGGTTTTGAGCCTCCCGGTCGGCCTGACCAGCATGGGAACGTTAACAGGAAAACCGGTCCCTCAGGACCCATAGTCGCAACTCAGAAGGCTTGCTAACGTTACCGCCGTCACCTTCAGACCCCGTTCGAGATCAGCTCACTCGTGGAGGGACGGTGCCCATGGCGCGCCGTGTAAGTGTCCGACGAAAGATGGCCAAGGCGGCTGGTGCCGCCGTATTGACAGGGGCCTTAAGCGTTGCAGCTGCCTTGTCCGGATCGGCGGGCACGGCGTTCGCCGCGACCGGTCCGGACAAGGGAGTCTCCCCGGTCGCGAACCCGGCGGCGGCGGTGAATCCGTTCCTGGCCACCGGCGACGGCGGAGCCGGCGGCCAGGCCGACGACTTCCCCGGCCCGGATGTGCCCTTCGGCATGATGCAGTGGGGTCCGGACACCACGCCGGACCGCCCCGAGGGCGGCGGCTACTACTACAACGACTCGAACATCTCCGGCTTCAGCCTGACGCACATGTCGGGTCCGGGCTGCGGGGCGTTCGGCGACGTGCCGATCCTGCCGACGGTCGGCGCGCTGCCGGCCAACCCCTCGAGCGTGTCGGCGCCGTTCAGCCACGACGCGGAGTCCGCTTCCTCCGACTACTACTCGGTGACCACCGGGACCGGCGCCTCGGCCGTGAAGACCGAGCTGACCGAGACCGCGCGCTCCGGCATAGGCCGGTTCACCTTCCCGGCCGGCGCACAGTCCAACCTGCTGTTCAAGCTGACCGGATCGCAGAACGGCGACTCGGCCACCAGCGCGCAGGTCGTCGGGCCCAACGAGATCAAGGGCTCGGTCACTTCCGGCCACTTCTGCGGCGCGAGCAACACCTACACGCTGAACTTCGACATGGTCTTCGACCAGCCGTTCACCGCGAACGGCACGTGGACCGGCAGCACCGTCACCCCGGGTACGGCGCCGGCCGCCGCGAAGACGACGCAGAAGGCGAACACCCAGGCGAGCCCGAACACGGCGCCCGGTTCGAGCCCGACCGCCTCGCCGAGCCCGAACCCCACCGCCTCACCGAGCCCGAGCGCCTCGCCGAGCCCGGCGGCCGGCAGCTCGACCGGCGGCTCGACTCCCGCCGCGCCCAAGGCCAAGCCGGGCGCACTGCCCGCGCCGACCCTGCACGGCGCGATCCCGGCCGCCCCGAAGGCGGCCACCCAGAAGCTGGCGGCGAACGCCGCGGCCACCGGTCCCGACGGTCTGTACCTGACCTTCGACACCAGCAGCGACCAGGTGGTCCAGGCCAAGGTCGGCATCTCCTTCACCTCCGGGCCCAACGCGCAGGCGAACCTGGCGGCCGAGCAGACCGGCTTCGCCTTCGACGCGGTCCACGCGGCCGGCGTCAAGGCCTGGAACGCCGAGCTGGGCAAGATCCAGATCGGCGGCGGGACCGCGGCGCGGCAGCAGGTGTTCTACACCGGGCTGTACCACTCCCTGCTGCACCCGAACATCTTCTCCGACACCAACGGCCAGTACGTCGGGTTCGACAACCAGGTGCACACCGTCCAGGCCGGGCACATCCAGGTCGCGAACTACTCCGGCTGGGACATCTACCGGTCGCAGGCGCAGCTGGAGGCGATCGTCGACCCGGCGATGGCCAGCAACGCCGCGCAGTCGATCGTCAACGACGCCGCGCAGAACAACGGCATGATGCCCAAGTGGGCGATGAACAACGGTGAGAGCTACGTCATGGTCGGCGACCCGGCCGACGGCGAACTCGCCGACTACTACGCCTTCGGCGCGCACGACTTCGACACGGCCTCCGCGCTGAAGTACGCGCTGGCCGAGGCGAACACGCCGAACAACATCCGCCCGGACCTGGCGGACTTCGAGAAGTACGGCTACGTCCCCTCCGACGCCGCCAACACCTGCTGCAACTTCTACGGGCCGGTGTCCACGACCGAGGAGTACGGCGCCGCCGACTTCGCACTGAGCCAGTTCGCCGGAGCGCTCGGCGACAAGGCCGACGCCACGGCGCTCCAGACCCGTTCGCAGGACTGGCAGAACCTGTTCAGCCCGGCGACCGGCCTGCTCGAGCCGCGCACCACCAACGGCCAGTACCTGCCGACCACGCTGAGCTCCTCGGACAACTACGTCGAGGGCGACGCCTCGCAGTACCGCTGGCAGGTCGGCTGGAACCCCAGCGGTCTGGTGACGGCCATGGGCGGCGGCCAGGCGGTCCAGAAGCAGCTGGACACCTTCTTCACGCAGCTCGACCAGGGTCCGCCCTCGCCGTACGCGTTCCTGGGCAACGAGCCCGACATGGGCGTGCCGTGGCTGTACGACTACACCGGCGCGCCGTGGAAGGCGCAGAAGATCGTCAACGACGTCCGGACCCAGATCTTCACCGACGACCCGAAGACCAGCCTCGGCGGCAACGACGACCTGGGCACCACCTCGGCGCAGGGCGCGTTCTCGATGCTGGGGATGTTCCCGGAGGCCGCGGGCAGCGCCGACATGGCGTTGAACAGCCCTGAGTTCCCGCTGGAGATCATCCACCTGGCCAACGGGAAGGCCATCACCGTGAACGCGCCCGGCGCGGACTCGGTGAAGAACTTCTACGTGCAGAGCATGAAGCTCAACGGCTCGTCGTGGCACTCGGCGTGGCTGCCGGCCGCGGCGTTCACCCACGGCGCGACGCTCGACGTGAAGATGGGCTCGACCCCGAACAAGAGCTGGGGCGCCGGCAAGAACGACGCGCCGCCCTCGCACACCGCCGGGCAGCAGCCGGCCATCGGCTACCTGTCCGACCAGCAGCTCCGGGTCACCCCGGGCAGCAGCGCCACCGTCACGGTGTCCGCGCAGGACGTCGCCGGGGACCACCAGAAGATCTCGGTGGGCGCCACGCCGCCGGCCGGCTCCGGTCTGACGGTGAAGCAGTCCTCTTCCACGCTGCACCTCTCCCCGGCCGGGCACGACTCGCTGAAACTGACGATCAACGCCCCGGCCACGGCGGCGCAGACCTTCTACACCGTCCCGGTCCAGCTGACCGCCGACGGCAAGGCGCTGCCCCCGCTGAAGCTGACGGTGCTGGTCGCCCCGGCGGGCAGCCTGCTGGCCTCCTTCGACAACAACGGCATCGCCGACGACACGCAGATCACCGTCACCAACTTCGACGGCTCCGGCAACAGCTACTCCGCGCAGGCTCTGGCCGGCGCCGGGCTGACCCCGGGCCAGCCGGTGACGGTCGGCGGCATCACCTACACCTGGCCGCTTCCGGCGCCGGGCAACCCGGACAACGTCGTGGCCGCCGGCCAGAAGGTGAACGTGTCCGCGGCCGCCGGGACGCAGGAACTCGGTCTGCTCGGTTCGGCCGACGGCGGTCCCAGCCAGGGCGTCATGACGCTGAACTACTCCGACGGCAGCACCGCGCAGTTCTGGCTCGGACTGTCGGACTGGACGCTGGGGGCGGGCAAGAGCAAGCCGTCCTTCGGCAACGGCGACGCCGCGACGCTGTCCTACCGGGACTGCTCCAGCTGCGCCGGCGGCAAGGACACCACGGCGACGCACGTGTTCTCCACGGTGTTCCCGGTCGACCCGGCCAAGACGCTGACCTCGGTCACCCTGCCCAACGGGACCGACCAGGGCCGGCTGCACGTCTTCGCCGTCGGGACCTCCACGACCGCGCCGACCGGTGCGGTGACCACCTCGGCCACCCCCTCGCCGGCCGCGGCCGGGCAGCAGGTGACGGTGCACGGCTCCGGCTTCGGCGCCACGCAGGGCACCGGCTACGTGGCCTTCAGCGACCAGGGCATCAACTGGGGCGCGCCGGGCAACAGCGCGGCGTTCACGGTCGACTCCTGGAGCGACACCGCGGTGACCTTCACCGTGCCGACCCCCAGCGGGACCAACGGCATGTTCCACGTCTACCCCGGCTCCAACGCCGCGGTGACCGTGGTCAACGCCGCGGGCCAGGTCTCCGACAGCCAGGTGCTGCCGATGACCCCGACCGCGAACCCGGCCGACTACTTCGACAACATCGGAACCTCGGCCGACAGCAACCAGCAGTGCGCCGACTTCGACGGAGACGGCTACAGCTACTCCGCCGACGCCCTGGCCGCCGCCGGTATCAAGCCCGGAGGCACCGTGACCTCCGACGGTGTGACCTACACCTGGCCGAACGTCCAGCCCTGCGGCGCGGACAACATCCTGCCCGCGGGCCAGACGATGCTGGTGACCGGAAAGGCCGGCGCCACCAAGCTCGGCCTGCTCGGCTCCTCCACCAACGGCGGCTCCGCCGGCCCGATCACCCTCACCTACACCGACGGCACCTCCACCACCCAGACGCTGACCTTCAACGACTGGGCCAGCGGCGGCGACACCACCGACACCGCGATCGCGACCATGCCCTACCGCAACAGCGACTCCGGCAGCTCGCAGTCGATCACGATGTACGTCTTCTCCACCACCGTCCCGCTGGACACCACCAAGACCCTGGCCTCGGTCACGTTCCCGAACGTGGCCTCCAGCGTCGGCAGCAACACCACCGCGATGCACGTCTTCGCGGTCTCCGAAGGCTGAGGAGCAGCAGTCCCTCGCTCCTCGGCGCTTGATTGAACAGCTGGTCCCGGCCCGGATTCTCGGGTCGGGACCAGCTGTGTGTCCGGGGTTTGTGGTACTCAGCGCGGTAATCAGCGCTGCCGGTCCGGGCTCCACTCATAGACGTCCGGCGAGGACGTGAGCACTTCGCGCGGCCAGGTCTGGTGCACCCGCGCCAGCCGCTGTCGCAGGTCGCTGACCCACTCGGGACGGATCGGGACCTTCATGACGATGTCGAAGCGATCAGTCTCGTGGACCCGCACCGCCACGCGCCGGTTCCGTTGGACGCGCAGCTCGATGCCCGGACCCCGGTCGCCCGCGATCACCGCGGTGGAACCGGCGCCCAGACCGCCGTCGAGCGCGCTCTGCCACTCGGCGAGGTCCGAGGGGAGCAGGAACAGCGTCGTGGCGTCCCGGACCTTGTCCGAGGACACGATCAGTGTGGCCCGCAAAATATCGTGACCTGTCAGCACTCCCGGCTCGAAGCGTCCGGTGACCCGCACCACGCAGCGCTCGCCGGCAGTGCCCGCCAGATCGATCAGGTCTATCGACCCTGCTGGGTCTCCCATTGTCGCCCCGCCCCCACGTTCCGCCTCGCGCATCAAGCCGGCCAAGCCGCGAGCGCCACGTCGGCGACGCGCTGGAGGTCCTGTTCGCTGGCGCCGTCGCGGGCTTGGGTGGACATGCCTTGGATCACTGCGGCGTAGAAGGTTGCCAGGGCTGGGGCGTCGGTCTTGGGGGGGAGGCTGCCGGCTTGGATGTCGGCGGTGATGCGGTCGGCGATGGCGTGCTTGGTGTCCTCGCGGTAGGCGCGGAGTTCTTCGGCGACGTCTTGGGAGGCTTCGGAGGTGTTGGTGGCGCCGTCGATGACCAGGCAGCCGGGGGGGTGGTGGGCGTCGGTGTACTCGGTGGCGGCCAGACGGAGCATGGTTTCCACGACGCCGCGGGCGGTCGGCTGGTCCAGGGCGCGGGAGCCGTAGTCGCCGTGGGTCTGGGCGTAGCGCTGGACGGCGGCGCTGAAGAGCTTGCGCTTGTCGCCGAAGGCGGCGTACAGGCTCGGCGGGTTGATGCCCATCGCCCTGGTCAGGGTGGCGATCGAGGTCGCCTCGTAGCCGTGGCGCCAGAACTCCATGAGCGCGGCTTCCAGCGCCTGGTCGCGGTCGAAGCCTCGGGGGCGTCCCTTGATGGTCGCGGTAGTCACGTCCTCGATTCTATAGCGATCGCTAGGGAATGTGGTACCGTCCTTCTGTATCGACCACTACAGAAAGTGTGGAGGGATCTCCCATGCGCGCTGTCTCCCAGGACTCATTCGGCGACCCGACCGTCCTGCACGCCGTCGAGGTGCCCGTGCCCGCCCTGCTGCCCTCCGAGGTCCTGGTCCGGGTGCACGCCACCGGCGTCAACCCGGTCGACGCCATGGTCCGCTCCGGCGCCTTCGCGATGCTCGGCCAGCCGCCGTTCGTCCTGGGCTGGGACGTCTCAGGGGTCGTGGAAGAAACCGTGCCCGGCGTCACCCGCTTCGAGGTCGGCGACGAGGTCTACGGCATGCCGTTCTTCCCGCGCGCCGGCAACGCCTACGCCGAGTACGTCGCCGTCCCCTCCCGCCAGCTGGCCCGCAAGCCCGCCGCGATCGACCACGACCACGCCGCCGCCCTGCCGCTGGCCGGACTCACCGCGTGGCAGGCGCTCGTCGACGCCGCCGGGGTGTCCGAGGGCGACAAGATCCTGATCCACGCCGGCGGCGGAGGCGTGGGACACCTCGCGGTACAGATCGCCAAGGCCCGCGGCGCGCACGTCGTGGCCACCGCCAGCGCCGCCAAACACGACTTCGTCCTCGGCCTCGGCGCCGACGAGGTCATCGACTACCGCGCCGTGGACATCACCGAAGCCATCAAGGGCATGGACGTCGTCCTGGACACGGTCGGCGGAGCCGTCGGCCGCCAGTCGATCGAGGTCCTGCGCCCCGGCGGGCTGCTGCTCACCATCGTCGACCGGATGGACAGGGAGCTGCGCGCCGCGACGATCGACGCCGGCCGGCGCTTCGCGGGCATCACCGTCGAGCCGGACTATGTCGGACTGGAAGCCCTCGCCGCGCTCGTGGACGCCGGGAAGCTGCGCCCCTACGTCGAGCACGCGATCCCGCTCGACGACGCCGCCAAGGCGCACGAGCTCATCGAGTCCGGCCGCACGCAGGGCAAGATCGTCCTGACGCTGTAGGACAGCAACGGTCTACAAAACTGTAGGACAGCAACAGTCCACAACACTGCCGCCCCGCCGAGCTGCTCCGAAGAGCGGCCCGGCGGGGCGGCGGTTCAGCGGTAGCGGACTACCTCAGCCCTCTCAGTAAGAGAACTGCTCGATCTGGCTCCATCCGGGACCGTACGTGAACCCGGTCCGCGTCTTGGGGTCGATCTGGATGTTCTGCCCCGCGGTGGACGACAGCGGACCGCCGAACCCGTGGGTGAACTCGAACGCCGTCACCGTCTTGAGAACCTTGCCGGTGCCAGTGTCCACCACATCGATCTGACCGCGGGAGTTGCTGTCGGTCAGGATGCCGCCGGGGTGGCCGAAGACCGACAGCGGCTGCGGGCTGGCATAGGCGACCAGCGCCACATGGTGCGCGCTGTCCAGTGCCAGCGCCCCGGCCATCTGCTGGCGCAGCGTGCCGTTGTTGGTCGTGGCGAGGGTCTTCTCGTCGACCATGTCCAGCGCGAGGTGGCTCAGGAAGTTGACGCTGAAGCTGGCGTAGTTCAGCAGCGCCGCCTGGGAACCGTCCTGCGCCGAGGCGAAGTTGGTACCGCAGACCGGGGTGGACCCGGCCGACAGCGACACCGCCTCGGTCGCCTCATTGACGTCGATCACCGCGTTCGCCGCCGTCCCGAAGCACAGCGAGCTGTCGGCGAGGTGCGCGAGCTGGACGGTGCCGGTGCCCGCATCGACGTCGATGCCGTCGTAGTAGGCGCGCGTGGCCTTCGCCGTGGCGTCCGGCTCGACCGGGGTGCCCGGCTTGCCGGAGGCGACGTCGAGGCTGAGCAGCTCGTCGTGGTAGTCCGGCTGGACCCACTGCAGGACCCACGCCTGGTGCCGCGCGGCGTCCACCCGGCCGCCGACGACCAGGCTCGGCGCGCCCTGCACCACCTGCGGCGTGCCGACCAGCGAGCCGTCGGACAGGTTCCGCACCTCCAGCTGGTAGGAGTTCTCATCGACGGTGTGCATCAGGACCACGCGATGCGCCGAGTCGTCCACGCCGATGATCGCGTAGGGACCGGCCTGCGTGGTGTCGGAGGTGATGACCGGACCGTAGGTCCCGTCAGCCGGGTTGTAGTGCCGGACGGACTCGCCGGCGTCGGCGGAGTCGGTCACCACGGCGACCGAGTCCGCGCCCTTGGCGGCGAAGTCCGCGACCTGCCCGTTCGCCGGCGGCACGCCGTCGTCGACGGTCAGCGTCGAGGACGGCGAGGCCTGCCCGGCCGCCTGGCCGTCCCGGCCGATCGGCAGCACCCGGATGGTGTACTGCGACGCGGTGGCCAGACCGATCTTGAGCGCGTCCAGCGAGACCGTGCCGGAGCGCCAGGGGAGCTTCTGGTAGACCACCGATCCGGTGTCGAAGCCGTCGCCGTCGCGGGCGGTGCCGTTCTGCGCGGTGAAGGTGTTCAGCGAGTTCCACAGCGTCGGTGCGCCGGCGGAGATCTCCAGCATCGCGCCGGTGGCGCCGTGGACGGAGTCCACCGAGTAGTTCACGCTGAAGGCCGAGGACTTCCGCGAGACCTCGCTCTGGTGGCCGAACGCCGCCGAGGCGTCGTGCCGGACGCCGGCGGCCAGGGTCGGGGCGTCGGGACGCTGGTCGGCGCCGAAGCCCGCGACGCGGATCGGCGCCGATTCCCCGTAGATCGGGTACTGCGGGTTCGAGTCGTCCTGGATGATCGTGATGCCGTAGATGCCGCCGCCGGAGCCGAACGCCGAGGCGGGGATCTGCACGTCGCCGGAGGTTCCGGTGAGCGGCGCGGTCCAGGCGTTGTTGGAGAGCGGGGCGAGCACCGGGCTCCAGTGGCCGACGGTAGAGAGCGCGAGGGTCGGGCTCTTGACGTTCCGCACGCCGGTGAAGTCGTAGTGCACTGTCACGGCCTGGCCCGCGTTGACGGTCGCCGGGGCGGTCGGCGCCGGCGCCTCCAGGTACGTGCCGTCGGTGGCGCCGAGGGTGACGGACTGCGTGATCGACCCGGTCGAGCGGCCG
This window harbors:
- a CDS encoding NADP-dependent oxidoreductase — protein: MRAVSQDSFGDPTVLHAVEVPVPALLPSEVLVRVHATGVNPVDAMVRSGAFAMLGQPPFVLGWDVSGVVEETVPGVTRFEVGDEVYGMPFFPRAGNAYAEYVAVPSRQLARKPAAIDHDHAAALPLAGLTAWQALVDAAGVSEGDKILIHAGGGGVGHLAVQIAKARGAHVVATASAAKHDFVLGLGADEVIDYRAVDITEAIKGMDVVLDTVGGAVGRQSIEVLRPGGLLLTIVDRMDRELRAATIDAGRRFAGITVEPDYVGLEALAALVDAGKLRPYVEHAIPLDDAAKAHELIESGRTQGKIVLTL
- a CDS encoding dihydrolipoyl dehydrogenase family protein gives rise to the protein MEAPDENVVEAAQEMVAEGAPTFAHGAAPAVGDDGTADTIDPPDGEVFDVIVVGGGPTGENLADRAHAGGLSVAVVEHELVGGECSYWACMPSKALLRPVAAVADARRVDGAKQAVTGELDVAAILARRDEFTSNWKDDGQVDWLAKAGLCLVRGHARLDGERRVVVRTPEGTDRILNARHAVALCTGTQASVPDLPGVAEAKVWTSREATSAKHVPGRLAVIGGGVVAVEMAAAWRALGSEVTLLVRDDRLLTGMEPFAGELVAEKLAEDGVDVRFGESATAVRRQDDGTVDLTLAGGGTLTADEVLFATGRRPATADLGLDSVGLKPGSWLPVDETGLVQGVSGTWLYSAGDVNHRALLTHQGKYQGRIFGGAIADRAFGRELDTAPWGRSVATADVRAVPQVVFSDPEAAAAGLTLKQAQDQGLNVRAVDYDLGQVAGAALYADGYRGRARAVVDLDREVLVGVTFVGPGVAELVHSAAMAVAAEVPLSRLWHVVPAYPTLGEVWLRLLETYRG
- a CDS encoding GH92 family glycosyl hydrolase, translated to MSGSAGTAFAATGPDKGVSPVANPAAAVNPFLATGDGGAGGQADDFPGPDVPFGMMQWGPDTTPDRPEGGGYYYNDSNISGFSLTHMSGPGCGAFGDVPILPTVGALPANPSSVSAPFSHDAESASSDYYSVTTGTGASAVKTELTETARSGIGRFTFPAGAQSNLLFKLTGSQNGDSATSAQVVGPNEIKGSVTSGHFCGASNTYTLNFDMVFDQPFTANGTWTGSTVTPGTAPAAAKTTQKANTQASPNTAPGSSPTASPSPNPTASPSPSASPSPAAGSSTGGSTPAAPKAKPGALPAPTLHGAIPAAPKAATQKLAANAAATGPDGLYLTFDTSSDQVVQAKVGISFTSGPNAQANLAAEQTGFAFDAVHAAGVKAWNAELGKIQIGGGTAARQQVFYTGLYHSLLHPNIFSDTNGQYVGFDNQVHTVQAGHIQVANYSGWDIYRSQAQLEAIVDPAMASNAAQSIVNDAAQNNGMMPKWAMNNGESYVMVGDPADGELADYYAFGAHDFDTASALKYALAEANTPNNIRPDLADFEKYGYVPSDAANTCCNFYGPVSTTEEYGAADFALSQFAGALGDKADATALQTRSQDWQNLFSPATGLLEPRTTNGQYLPTTLSSSDNYVEGDASQYRWQVGWNPSGLVTAMGGGQAVQKQLDTFFTQLDQGPPSPYAFLGNEPDMGVPWLYDYTGAPWKAQKIVNDVRTQIFTDDPKTSLGGNDDLGTTSAQGAFSMLGMFPEAAGSADMALNSPEFPLEIIHLANGKAITVNAPGADSVKNFYVQSMKLNGSSWHSAWLPAAAFTHGATLDVKMGSTPNKSWGAGKNDAPPSHTAGQQPAIGYLSDQQLRVTPGSSATVTVSAQDVAGDHQKISVGATPPAGSGLTVKQSSSTLHLSPAGHDSLKLTINAPATAAQTFYTVPVQLTADGKALPPLKLTVLVAPAGSLLASFDNNGIADDTQITVTNFDGSGNSYSAQALAGAGLTPGQPVTVGGITYTWPLPAPGNPDNVVAAGQKVNVSAAAGTQELGLLGSADGGPSQGVMTLNYSDGSTAQFWLGLSDWTLGAGKSKPSFGNGDAATLSYRDCSSCAGGKDTTATHVFSTVFPVDPAKTLTSVTLPNGTDQGRLHVFAVGTSTTAPTGAVTTSATPSPAAAGQQVTVHGSGFGATQGTGYVAFSDQGINWGAPGNSAAFTVDSWSDTAVTFTVPTPSGTNGMFHVYPGSNAAVTVVNAAGQVSDSQVLPMTPTANPADYFDNIGTSADSNQQCADFDGDGYSYSADALAAAGIKPGGTVTSDGVTYTWPNVQPCGADNILPAGQTMLVTGKAGATKLGLLGSSTNGGSAGPITLTYTDGTSTTQTLTFNDWASGGDTTDTAIATMPYRNSDSGSSQSITMYVFSTTVPLDTTKTLASVTFPNVASSVGSNTTAMHVFAVSEG
- a CDS encoding DUF5959 family protein, whose translation is MGDPAGSIDLIDLAGTAGERCVVRVTGRFEPGVLTGHDILRATLIVSSDKVRDATTLFLLPSDLAEWQSALDGGLGAGSTAVIAGDRGPGIELRVQRNRRVAVRVHETDRFDIVMKVPIRPEWVSDLRQRLARVHQTWPREVLTSSPDVYEWSPDRQR
- a CDS encoding TetR/AcrR family transcriptional regulator — encoded protein: MTTATIKGRPRGFDRDQALEAALMEFWRHGYEATSIATLTRAMGINPPSLYAAFGDKRKLFSAAVQRYAQTHGDYGSRALDQPTARGVVETMLRLAATEYTDAHHPPGCLVIDGATNTSEASQDVAEELRAYREDTKHAIADRITADIQAGSLPPKTDAPALATFYAAVIQGMSTQARDGASEQDLQRVADVALAAWPA